A portion of the Thermoanaerobaculia bacterium genome contains these proteins:
- a CDS encoding SRPBCC family protein, with translation MVVISKVSGNRSRSRCGPEKGFYQSESRSPKVSVGKGGGLSLRIFEHTCETWLARPRAEVFGFFADAGNLERLTPPWLGFEILTPRPIPMRVGALIDYRLRVHHVPLRWRTEITAWEPPLRFVDEQRRGPYRLWHHTHTFTEQDGGTLVHDRVRYAVLGGVLVHKLLVERDVRTIFAHREKVLRELFPTV, from the coding sequence ATGGTGGTCATCTCGAAGGTCTCGGGGAACCGGTCGCGATCGCGCTGCGGCCCGGAAAAGGGATTCTATCAGTCCGAAAGCCGTAGCCCGAAAGTGAGCGTAGGGAAGGGTGGAGGACTTTCCTTGAGAATCTTCGAACACACTTGCGAAACCTGGCTGGCGCGGCCGCGCGCCGAGGTTTTCGGGTTCTTTGCGGACGCCGGCAACCTCGAGCGCCTGACGCCGCCCTGGCTCGGCTTCGAGATCCTGACACCGCGGCCGATCCCGATGCGCGTCGGCGCTCTCATCGACTACCGTCTGCGCGTTCACCATGTCCCCTTGCGCTGGCGGACCGAGATCACCGCCTGGGAGCCGCCGCTGCGATTCGTCGACGAGCAGCGCCGCGGTCCCTACCGGCTCTGGCACCACACCCACACCTTCACCGAGCAGGACGGCGGCACGCTGGTCCACGACCGGGTGCGCTACGCCGTCCTGGGTGGGGTCCTGGTTCACAAGCTCCTCGTCGAGCGCGACGTCCGCACGATCTTCGCCCACCGGGAGAAGGTGCTGCGCGAGTTGTTCCCGACTGTGTGA